One window of the Tubulanus polymorphus chromosome 11, tnTubPoly1.2, whole genome shotgun sequence genome contains the following:
- the LOC141913410 gene encoding TBC1 domain family member 9-like — translation MWIKPEEVLLANALWVTERANPFFTMQRRKGHGGGGLTGLLVGTVDAILDSKTPPYRILHHTPGAELSYGIAIASSKKEIFRDWEWIEQCLMETLSAFENNDEASEFVKCKIESLIANTTIESFSEDEETTDIKSTAFKFRKLFNMPPEEKLVNHYSCSYWKGRVPRQGWLYLSVNHLCFYSFLMGREAKMIIRWMDVTKLEKGNNMLFPDSIRVTTREADHYFSMFVRSYETFRLMEQLANLAMRQLITEETFEEDRTIASRTKRRTRKVSTLKRDLDARARSEAYRQMFNLSVTEKLDGDTEATIWAPYSKQYITGRLYLSENYICFASRVKKLVLVQIPMREIYVVEKVDNNTGGVNGALLITTKGKMNFLFAQLTDRELLLEKISDFLSKQPTHRKSRSESGASTKSTESDNDDPFQPALIKVFNRRGSDEISAKESVKEHLWQIHFAEYGRGVCVYRTHRTHELILKGIPDTLRGEIWMVYSGAINEMAMHSNYYASLVEQCKGKCSLATDEIERDLHRSLPEHPAFQSELGIGALRRVLTAYAFRNPNIGYCQAMNIVTSVLLLYASEEEAFWLLVAICERMLPDYYNTKVVGALIDQGVFEDLIREYLPELYDKLDNLGLLSMISLSWFLTIFLSVMPFVSAVNILDCFFYDGAKVSCAGADLRVIFQISLTILDTLREELLSCTDDGEAMTLFAQYLEHVTNKDSSLPILPLPDALITSAGNEDNGDDDNGNDEDAGVSSIEISELIENSYTRFGQLTNQQIDKLRLKHRLKVVQSIEDSTMKNVIRSVQESTITTGKELEDLFLVFKEEYLTSYYWRTNHHQLVENNGDKYDPSRPYYEQYKIDFDQFKTLFIAISPWAAGVHVSTLALRLFRILDVNGDHMINFKEFSWMMGVISKADLGERLKLLYCLHMPPALLPSDMNLDSPKSGTGIADECSSNTNPDCAHATEDAVEAADFFLDSDEYPANIGTNKSPKSPTKPIIPEITATTATTSSFQAATATLASVPEGSPTPPTTLALERKIVATTTALESPSCDSLGGDLAPPLLLDQSDSYSLSSEKSNSLSRDYISPYKAKLTGCYDSKSDLRAVPRMNQEQFIQLWKTLYDMFGDNIDEQQLYHSIATVGTLLLEIGEVGKQFYLKHSSSQDSTRSIISIGSEKNAKDGATVAAAADGDETPMNEMPSADATPAADATPAADDKEIVEKIDELKITETEETTTESKDLEDENDDDDDDVMDIKPDVNRPSEPIPINNPNQSGGGMHGGSTASTPSSYRPDTDWSITFEQFLASMLTEPALVRFFESEHELSARIDAYRNRRLMQRSNSVASAITNSASL, via the exons ATGTGGATAAAACCAGAAGAGGTTTTGTTAGCTAATGCCCTATG GGTGACTGAGCGCGCGAATCCGTTCTTCACTATGCAGAGAAGGAAAGGCCATGGTGGAGGAGGTCTGACCGGTTTACTGGTCGGAACTGTAGACGCTATTTTAGACTCTAAG ACGCCTCCATATCGCATACTTCATCATACACCGGGAGCTGAACTGAGTTACG GTATTGCCATCGCGTCGAGTAAGAAGGAAATATTCCGTGATTGGGAATGGATTGAACAGTGTCTGATGGAAACTCTGTCGGCGTTCGAGAATAACGACGAAGCTTCGGAATTCGTCAAGTGTAAAATCGAGAGTCTCATCGCGAATACGACAATCGAAAGTTTCAGCGAAG ATGAAGAAACTACTGATATAAAATCGACAGCTTTCAAGTTCAGGAAACTTTTCAACATGCCGCCTGAAGAGAAACTCGTCAATC ATTATTCTTGCAGCTATTGGAAGGGGCGTGTACCGAGACAAGGCTGGCTTTATTTGAGCGTCAATCATCTTTGCTTCTATTCGTTTCTAATGGGAAGGGAGGCGAAGATGATCATTCGTTGGATGGACGTCACA AAACTGGAAAAGGGCAATAATATGCTATTTCCCGACAGTATCAGAGTCACAACCAGAGAGGCTGAT CATTATTTCTCGATGTTCGTAAGAAGTTATGAAACATTTCGATTGATGGAGCAACTGGCTAACCTGGCCATGCGACA ATTGATTACAGAGGAAACATTTGAGGAGGACAGAACGATAGCATCGAGAACCAA AAGAAGAACTCGCAAAGTGTCGACGTTGAAACGTGATTTGGACGCGAGGGCGCGCAGCGAAGCTTATCGTCAGATGTTCAATTTAAGCGTAACGGAAAAGTTAGACGGCGACACTGAGGCGACGATCTGGGCTCCGTACAGCAAACAGTATATTACTGGCCGACTTTATCTGTCCGAGAATTACATCTGTTTCGCGAGTCGG GTTAAAAAACTGGTATTGGTACAAATTCCGATGAGAGAAATTTACGTGGTCGAGAAAGTGGACAATAACACCGGTGGGGTTAATGGAGCGCTGCTCATTACAACCAAAGGAAAG ATGAATTTCCTGTTCGCTCAGCTCACCGATCGCGAGCTTCTCTTGGAGAAAATATCGGATTTCTTGTCGAAACAGCCGACGCACAGAAAGAGTCGCAGCGAAAGCGGCGCCAGTACGAAGAGCACTGAATCTGATAACG ATGATCCATTCCAGCCAGCCCTCATCAAAGTTTTCAATCGACGCGGTTCGGATGAAATTTCTGCCAAAGAATCCGTGAAAGAGCATCTATGGCAAATTCACTTTGCCGAATACGGCAG gGGCGTATGCGTCTACCGAACTCATCGTACACACGAGCTCATTCTGAAAGGTATACCTGATACATTACGGGGTGAAATCTGGATGGTTTATTCAGGAGCTATCAATGAG ATGGCCATGCATTCGAATTACTATGCATCATTGGTCGAGCAGTGTAAAGGAAAGTGTTCACTGGCGACCGACGAGATAGAACGAGACCTACATCGTTCGCTACCCGAGCATCCGGCGTTTCAATCGGAGCTCGGTATCGGAGCTTTACGCCGTGTTCTTACAGCTTACGCATTCCGCAATCCTAATATCG GTTATTGTCAGGCTATGAATATAGTCACCAGTGTATTACTGCTTTACGCCAGCGAAGAAGAAGCGTTCTGGTTGCTAGTCGCGATCTGCGAGAGAATGCTGCCCGATTATTACAACACTAAAGTCGTCGGTGCCCTCATCGATCAAG GTGTTTTTGAGGATTTGATCAGAGAATATCTACCAGAGTTGTACGATAAACTCGATAACCTCGGTCTACTGAGCATGATTTCACTTTCCTGGTTTTTGACGATCTTTCTCAG CGTAATGCCATTTGTTAGTGCTGTGAATATTCTCGATTGCTTCTTCTATGATGGTGCTAAGGTCAGTTGTGCAGGGGCAGATTTACGG GTGATTttccaaatttcattgacgattCTCGACACATTACGAGAGGAATTACTGAGCTGTACGGACGATGGTGAGGCGATGACGCTATTCGCGCAATACCTCGAACACGTGACCAACAAAGACAGCTCGTTACCGATCCTACCGTTACCGGACGCGTTGATCACGTCTGCCGGTAATGAGGATAACGGCGACGATGATAACGGCAATGATGAGGACGCGGGAGTTTCGTCCATCGAAATCAGCGAACTCATCGAGAATAGCTACACGCGGTTCGGACAGTTGACCAATCAGCAAATCGATAAATTACGATTGAAACATCGTTTGAAAGTCGTGCAG AGTATCGAGGACAGTACGATGAAGAACGTTATTCGAAGCGTTCAAGAGTCTACAATAACCACCGGTAAAGAGCTCGAAGACTTGTTCCTCGTATTCAAG GAAGAATATTTGACGTCGTATTACTGGAGAACGAACCATCATCAGTTAGTAGAAAACAACGGCGATAAATACGACCCTTCGCGTCCGTATTACGAACAATACAAGATCGATTTCGACCAGTTTAAGACGTTGTTTATCGCGATATCTCCGTGGGCTGCCGGCGTTCACGTCAGTACGCTGGCTCTTCGTTTATTCAGG ATTCTGGACGTGAACGGCGATCACATGatcaatttcaaagaattCAGTTGGATGATGGGAGTGATCAGCAAGGCCGATCTCGGAGAGCGTTTAAAGCTGCTGTACTGTCTGCACATGCCGCCCGCTCTACTGCCGTCTGATATGAACCTCGACTCGCCAAAGTCAGGTACCGGTATTGCCGATGAATGTTCGTCTAACACTAATCCAGACTGCGCAC ATGCGACTGAAGATGCAGTAGAAGCAGCCGATTTCTTCTTAGACAGCGATGAATACCCCGCGAATATCGGCACCAACAAGTCACCGAAATCACCTAcaaaacctatcataccag AAATAACCGCTACGACTGCCACGACGAGTTCGTTCCAAGCGGCGACCGCGACGTTAGCGTCCGTGCCCGAGGGTTCGCCGACGCCTCCGACGACCCTCGCGTTGGAACGGAAGATCGTCGCGACGACGACGGCCCTCGAGTCGCCGTCTTGCGACAGTCTCGGCGGCGACCTCGCTCCGCCCCTGTTACTCGATCAAAGCGATTCGTACAGCCTCAGTTCCGAGAAGAGTAACTCGTTATCGCGAG ATTACATATCACCGTATAAAGCAAAGTTGACCGGATGCTACGACAGTAAAAGCGATTTGCGAGCGGTGCCAAGAATGAACCAG GAACAATTCATCCAGTTGTGGAAGACTCTCTACGACATGTTCGGCGACAACATCGACGAACAACAACTGTATCATTCCATAGCGACGGTCGGCACGTTGCTCTTAGAGATCGGCGAAGTCGGCAAACAGTTTTATCTGAAGCACAGTTCGTCGCAGGACAGCACGCGTAGCATTATCAGCATCGGCAGCGAGAAGAATGCGAAAGATGGCGCAAcggtagctgctgctgctgatggcGACGAGACACCGATGAACGAAATGCCGTCTGCAGACGCGACGCCCGCAGCAGACGCGACACCGGCAGCAGACGACAAAGAAATCGTCGAAAAAATTGACGAGTTGAAAATAACCGAAACAGAGGAAACAACGACAGAGTCTAAAGATTTAGaggatgaaaatgatgatgatgatgatgatgtaatGGATATAAAACCGGACGTGAATCGACCGTCCGAACCGATCCCGATCAACAACCCGAATCAGTCGGGCGGCGGCATGCACGGCGGCAGCACGGCGTCGACGCCCAGCTCGTACCGGCCGGACACCGACTGGTCAATCACGTTCGAGCAGTTCCTCGCGTCCATGCTCACCGAACCGGCGTTGGTGCGATTCTTCGAAAGCGAACACGAACTGAGCGCGCGCATCGACGCGTATCGAAACCGACGTTTGATGCAACGTTCGAACAGCGTCGCGAGCGCCATCACTAATTCGGCGTCGTTATAA